A portion of the Acidobacteriaceae bacterium genome contains these proteins:
- a CDS encoding glycosyltransferase produces MVKTVEEVWVLTRSNNKDPIERDPRSRNPNLHFIYFDLPQPLRALKKKIPGFLYLYVYLWQRGAFRVAQAQQQKTPFDAVFYVTFSGMMTGCPLGKLGLPFIVGPVAGGEVAPSGIMHSLPLRFRLFEAVRRLGISVQRISPITQQAYDRASHIFVTSRESLQLISPQKRHKASILLSVGLSPSDLALPMSERPNTPKFVCIARLLHWKGIHLAIKAFAQVVSVLPDASLDILGTGPHKDWLHSVAVKCGVENKVHFMGHMDRQASMDYLKLCTALVFPSMHDSGGMAVLESLARGTPVICLDLGGPGTMIDNSCGYKLETANRHEGAIVQEIAQAMQMFNHMSDAEYNAYAMGARDRAAQLTWTRLHNSIFEQSGLVTTLKIPDSE; encoded by the coding sequence ATGGTAAAGACGGTTGAAGAGGTTTGGGTCCTCACCCGCAGTAACAACAAGGATCCTATAGAGCGTGACCCTCGCTCTCGTAATCCAAACCTTCACTTTATCTATTTTGATCTGCCTCAACCGCTGAGAGCTCTGAAGAAGAAAATCCCAGGTTTTCTTTACCTCTACGTTTACCTCTGGCAAAGGGGTGCCTTTCGCGTAGCTCAGGCACAACAGCAAAAGACTCCTTTCGATGCGGTGTTCTACGTGACGTTCTCCGGCATGATGACGGGATGCCCCTTGGGAAAGTTGGGGTTACCATTTATCGTTGGGCCCGTAGCCGGCGGCGAAGTAGCACCATCGGGTATAATGCATTCGCTCCCTCTTCGGTTTCGCCTTTTCGAGGCGGTCCGTCGGCTAGGTATCTCAGTTCAGAGAATTAGCCCCATCACTCAGCAAGCCTATGATAGGGCTTCCCATATTTTCGTTACTAGCAGAGAAAGTCTACAACTCATATCGCCCCAGAAGCGACATAAGGCCAGTATCCTATTGAGCGTTGGCCTTTCCCCAAGTGACTTGGCTCTTCCAATGAGCGAGCGTCCGAATACACCCAAGTTTGTGTGCATTGCGAGACTGCTGCACTGGAAAGGTATCCATCTGGCAATCAAAGCCTTCGCACAAGTCGTATCCGTTTTGCCAGATGCAAGCTTGGATATCCTCGGCACCGGGCCCCACAAGGACTGGCTGCATTCAGTCGCGGTCAAATGCGGTGTTGAGAACAAAGTTCACTTCATGGGACACATGGATCGCCAAGCCTCCATGGATTACCTGAAGCTTTGTACGGCTCTCGTTTTTCCGAGTATGCATGACTCCGGCGGGATGGCCGTGCTGGAGTCTCTAGCCAGAGGGACTCCGGTCATCTGTCTTGATCTGGGAGGCCCCGGAACAATGATAGATAACAGTTGCGGCTATAAACTGGAAACTGCAAACCGCCACGAGGGTGCGATCGTACAGGAGATCGCACAGGCGATGCAGATGTTCAATCATATGTCAGACGCCGAATACAACGCTTACGCGATGGGCGCTCGGGATCGAGCGGCACAACTCACATGGACTAGATTGCACAACAGTATCTTTGAACAATCTGGCTTGGTTACAACATTAAAGATTCCTGATTCAGAATAG
- the rfbC gene encoding dTDP-4-dehydrorhamnose 3,5-epimerase, translating into MHIIKTSLPDVLRVVPKKHGDDRGWFAEAFSKQTFEDLKLPTDYAQENQSFSRYGVLRGLHYQLGKPQGKLVRVLTGHIWDVAVDIRPASPYFGRWVGVDLREESLEYLWIPEGFAHGFVVLSETANVLYKTTQPYYPDGERAIRWNDPQLAISWPLDHILPAVSHKDAHAPSLTEAELPQ; encoded by the coding sequence ATGCATATCATCAAAACGTCTCTTCCTGACGTCCTACGTGTGGTACCTAAAAAGCATGGCGATGATCGCGGCTGGTTTGCAGAAGCATTCAGCAAGCAAACATTCGAGGATCTGAAGCTTCCGACAGATTATGCCCAAGAGAATCAGTCCTTCTCTCGCTATGGTGTTCTCCGTGGACTCCACTATCAACTTGGCAAACCCCAAGGCAAGCTCGTTCGCGTGCTGACTGGTCATATCTGGGATGTTGCGGTCGACATCCGCCCAGCGTCGCCATACTTTGGCAGATGGGTAGGCGTCGACCTCCGCGAAGAGAGTTTAGAGTATTTGTGGATTCCCGAGGGCTTTGCGCATGGCTTCGTAGTATTATCTGAGACCGCAAATGTCTTGTATAAGACTACTCAACCGTATTACCCCGATGGCGAACGTGCAATCCGTTGGAACGATCCACAATTGGCGATTAGCTGGCCCTTGGACCATATTCTACCGGCAGTCTCACACAAAGACGCTCATGCTCCCAGCCTCACTGAAGCAGAGCTACCCCAATAG
- the rfbA gene encoding glucose-1-phosphate thymidylyltransferase RfbA gives MKGIILAGGSGTRLYPVTQAVSKQLLPVYDKPMIYYPLSVLMLAGIREILIISTPIDTPRFEMLLGDGSQWGLNLQYAIQSSPDGIAQAFLIGRAFLAGEGCCLVLGDNIFFGHDMAKILEKAAKRTSGATVFAYPVSDPERYGVVEFNGNQRAISLEEKPISPKSKYAVTGLYFYDAEITTVAESLRPSCRGELEITDVNMWYLKRDRLNVEIMGRGFAWLDTGLHDSLLEAANFIHVVERRQGLKIACPEEIAWRNGWINAERVRVLADRLGKSSYATYLRRVLEESVF, from the coding sequence GTGAAAGGGATCATTTTAGCCGGTGGATCCGGTACGCGACTTTACCCTGTAACGCAGGCTGTCTCGAAACAACTTTTACCAGTCTACGATAAGCCAATGATTTATTATCCGTTGTCTGTGCTTATGTTAGCAGGAATCCGCGAAATCCTTATTATTTCTACGCCAATTGATACGCCTCGTTTCGAGATGTTACTTGGCGACGGAAGTCAATGGGGCCTCAATCTGCAGTATGCAATCCAATCATCCCCGGATGGCATTGCTCAAGCGTTCTTGATCGGTAGGGCGTTTCTTGCAGGTGAAGGCTGTTGTCTCGTACTTGGCGATAACATTTTCTTTGGCCACGATATGGCTAAGATATTGGAGAAGGCAGCGAAGCGCACCTCAGGGGCGACTGTGTTCGCATATCCTGTGAGTGATCCAGAACGTTATGGTGTCGTAGAATTTAATGGTAACCAGCGCGCGATTTCACTTGAAGAAAAGCCGATAAGCCCTAAATCAAAATATGCTGTAACCGGACTTTACTTTTATGATGCCGAGATAACAACTGTGGCTGAGAGCCTACGTCCTTCTTGTCGTGGCGAACTAGAGATCACAGATGTGAATATGTGGTATCTCAAGCGGGATCGGCTGAATGTAGAGATAATGGGACGTGGGTTTGCATGGCTCGACACAGGTTTGCATGACTCACTATTGGAAGCAGCCAATTTTATTCATGTCGTAGAGCGACGCCAAGGGTTAAAGATAGCGTGCCCGGAAGAGATCGCATGGCGCAATGGATGGATTAATGCTGAGAGGGTGAGGGTCTTAGCTGATCGGCTGGGCAAAAGTAGCTACGCTACATATCTCAGGCGGGTGTTGGAGGAGAGCGTCTTCTAG
- the rfbB gene encoding dTDP-glucose 4,6-dehydratase — protein MRRPILVTGGAGFIGGNFILDWLNLGLGPVVNLDKLTYAGNLMTLASVENHPDYAFVHGDISDATLLARVFSEYRPGAVVNFAAESHVDRSIAAPEAFLRTNITGTFQMLSAARTYFESLKTCERDAFRFHHVSTDEVYGTLGPNDSAFNEETQYAPNSPYAASKAASDHLVRAWHHTYNLPTLETNCSNNYGPYHFPEKLIPLVIENGLAGQPLPIYGDGQQVRDWLYVKDHTSAIRRVLDAGKIGESYNVGGCNQQTNLYVVKAICSLLDELRPAAEPYDRLITYVDDRPGHDQRYAIDPTKIERELGWRPAETFETGLRKTVEWYLSNRQWVDSVKSGAYKNWIESNYARRAAKAGMHQ, from the coding sequence ATGCGAAGGCCGATTCTTGTCACCGGTGGAGCTGGATTTATTGGCGGAAATTTTATTCTTGATTGGTTGAATCTAGGACTCGGGCCTGTTGTTAATCTGGATAAGCTGACTTATGCCGGCAATCTTATGACGCTCGCATCCGTTGAGAACCATCCTGATTACGCTTTTGTGCACGGCGACATATCGGACGCCACGCTATTAGCACGCGTGTTTTCAGAGTATCGTCCCGGTGCTGTGGTTAATTTTGCTGCAGAGAGTCATGTCGATCGCTCCATCGCGGCGCCCGAGGCATTCCTTCGAACAAATATAACCGGTACATTTCAGATGCTGAGCGCCGCACGTACATATTTTGAGAGTCTGAAAACGTGTGAGCGTGATGCCTTTCGTTTTCATCACGTTTCGACGGATGAGGTTTACGGAACACTAGGTCCTAATGACTCCGCCTTTAATGAAGAAACGCAATATGCGCCCAATAGTCCTTATGCGGCTTCTAAAGCCGCCAGCGATCATTTGGTACGTGCGTGGCACCATACGTATAATCTGCCGACACTGGAAACTAATTGCTCCAACAATTACGGTCCGTATCATTTTCCAGAGAAGCTCATTCCTCTTGTTATAGAGAATGGCTTGGCAGGGCAGCCTCTGCCAATTTACGGCGACGGCCAGCAGGTGCGTGACTGGCTGTATGTGAAGGATCATACGTCTGCGATTCGCAGAGTGCTCGACGCAGGAAAAATAGGTGAAAGTTATAATGTCGGCGGCTGCAATCAGCAGACAAATCTCTACGTTGTCAAGGCAATCTGCTCGCTACTAGATGAATTGCGCCCCGCTGCGGAACCCTATGATCGACTTATCACCTATGTAGATGACCGTCCGGGACATGATCAACGCTATGCAATCGACCCGACAAAGATCGAACGTGAGCTCGGATGGAGGCCTGCAGAGACTTTCGAGACAGGCCTTAGGAAGACCGTTGAATGGTATCTCAGTAATCGCCAGTGGGTAGACAGCGTTAAGAGCGGCGCTTACAAAAACTGGATCGAGAGCAATTACGCGCGCCGCGCGGCGAAAGCAGGTATGCACCAGTGA
- a CDS encoding outer membrane beta-barrel protein, whose product MLNLRHSALVLAFVVAGGMLSGHAQAIPTATHGGILQVGAGFSTSKTDLMDVGNKNIQGLTIYSSFDLVNLGLEADLHFTNIVTPKDFGENSFLLGPRYVFRLGRFEPYVKVQAGLGQVRNDEPWIHIQGAPDSYFAYAFGGGLDFKLRHHINVRADIDSQSWPGFLKHGLTPYVATVGAAYRFR is encoded by the coding sequence ATGTTGAACTTACGTCACTCCGCCTTGGTTCTTGCTTTTGTTGTTGCGGGCGGTATGCTTTCCGGGCACGCGCAAGCGATACCAACAGCCACCCACGGCGGTATACTCCAAGTCGGCGCTGGCTTTTCCACGAGTAAAACCGACCTCATGGACGTAGGAAATAAGAATATACAGGGACTGACGATCTATAGCTCTTTCGACCTCGTGAACCTGGGATTAGAGGCAGATCTCCACTTCACCAATATAGTGACACCCAAGGATTTCGGAGAAAACTCTTTTCTTCTCGGACCGAGATACGTTTTTCGGCTCGGGCGATTCGAGCCTTACGTCAAAGTCCAGGCAGGCCTCGGCCAAGTTAGAAATGATGAACCCTGGATCCACATTCAGGGAGCTCCCGACTCCTACTTTGCTTATGCTTTTGGGGGGGGACTAGACTTCAAGCTGCGTCACCATATTAATGTTAGGGCGGATATCGATTCTCAGAGCTGGCCAGGGTTTCTGAAACACGGGCTGACACCCTACGTCGCCACCGTCGGGGCCGCTTATAGATTTCGCTAA
- a CDS encoding capsule assembly Wzi family protein — protein sequence MALRLYSLGYINTAFISMRPWTRRSLLHILKQSQSSIVQDGNTQAVAILARLNTLLIEETPGNNFVRGGVYGIESVYMRIATIRGQTLRDSYHLGETINNDYGRPYEAGFNNITGFSSLNEWKRFSLNIRGEYQHSPSSLGYSLGVSQALASLDAYKFTPLSKPLDSTIPYGYLAEQNTFRLVEASLSFHLVGHEISGGKTDSWMGPAEGGAFAWTNNAENIYAFRINRVEPLHLPVLSKLLGPIRYDFQVGSLKGHNSPRAPWVHSEMFAFRPTSNVEFGFQRTVIWGGEGHEPVTLHTFFRSFFSFEDTESDPSAKIGSSDPGARFTAFNFSWRLPLLTHRVTLYADSEAHDDVTPPSAPRRAAYRPGLYISQFPTIPKLDLRVEAVSTDTSTLRSIKGSFNYFEGQQRQGYTNKGQIFGDWIGREAKGGQTWLTYHLSASEWVQLQYLYKKTPKDFIPNGTTQHQLKLDIVKDFFRNKMQLHAWLQLEQWKAPIYIPGRTTNTIAAAQIRWFPKLRTTPISVNGK from the coding sequence ATGGCATTGCGACTCTATTCGCTTGGATATATCAACACTGCCTTCATCAGCATGCGCCCTTGGACGCGCCGCAGCTTACTGCACATTTTAAAACAGTCGCAGTCTTCCATCGTACAGGATGGTAACACGCAAGCAGTTGCTATCCTCGCTCGCCTGAATACATTACTCATTGAAGAGACACCGGGTAACAATTTTGTCCGCGGTGGCGTCTACGGAATCGAGTCTGTTTACATGCGGATTGCCACTATCCGTGGACAGACCCTAAGAGACAGCTACCACCTTGGCGAAACCATTAACAATGACTATGGTCGACCCTACGAAGCTGGATTTAACAACATCACTGGTTTCTCCAGCCTCAATGAGTGGAAGCGCTTTTCACTCAACATTCGCGGTGAATATCAGCATTCCCCCTCTTCTTTGGGTTACTCCCTGGGCGTATCACAAGCCTTGGCCTCGCTCGACGCTTATAAATTCACTCCGCTCAGCAAGCCTTTGGACAGCACTATTCCTTACGGCTATCTTGCGGAGCAAAACACATTTCGCTTGGTTGAGGCCTCCCTCTCATTTCATCTCGTCGGACATGAAATTTCAGGCGGTAAAACCGACTCATGGATGGGGCCTGCGGAGGGCGGGGCTTTCGCATGGACCAACAATGCTGAAAACATCTACGCGTTTCGAATCAACCGCGTAGAACCGTTGCATCTTCCCGTACTCTCTAAGTTACTCGGTCCGATCCGGTATGACTTCCAAGTCGGCTCATTGAAGGGCCATAACTCGCCGCGTGCTCCTTGGGTCCATTCCGAGATGTTCGCATTTCGTCCCACCTCTAACGTGGAATTCGGCTTCCAGCGCACCGTCATTTGGGGCGGAGAGGGCCACGAACCAGTCACGTTGCATACCTTTTTTCGAAGCTTCTTTTCATTCGAAGATACCGAGTCTGATCCTAGTGCCAAGATCGGTTCTTCAGACCCGGGGGCGCGTTTCACGGCTTTCAACTTTTCCTGGCGTCTGCCGCTTCTTACACATCGTGTGACACTTTATGCAGATTCCGAAGCACATGACGACGTAACACCTCCAAGTGCACCACGCCGCGCTGCCTATCGTCCGGGACTCTACATCTCCCAATTCCCCACTATTCCCAAGTTGGATCTGCGCGTGGAAGCCGTCAGTACTGATACCTCCACACTGCGTAGCATTAAGGGGTCTTTCAATTACTTCGAGGGTCAGCAACGACAGGGTTACACCAATAAAGGACAAATCTTCGGTGATTGGATTGGACGCGAAGCTAAAGGGGGTCAGACGTGGTTGACATATCATTTATCCGCCAGTGAGTGGGTGCAACTTCAATATCTCTACAAGAAGACGCCTAAAGACTTTATCCCGAACGGCACAACTCAGCACCAACTGAAATTAGACATCGTGAAAGATTTTTTCCGCAATAAAATGCAGCTTCACGCGTGGCTCCAACTCGAGCAATGGAAAGCGCCAATATATATTCCGGGGCGCACCACAAATACCATTGCGGCGGCGCAAATCCGCTGGTTTCCAAAGCTGCGCACCACGCCTATCTCGGTCAACGGAAAGTAA